In Gimesia benthica, a single window of DNA contains:
- a CDS encoding sigma-70 family RNA polymerase sigma factor, whose product MHRFDANLNSLFQEAEEQGFLTFQQVHTFLPDEGGDPSLIEYIVVGLEERALDLIDDPNADIDEEEVSAMDTSADTDPEASSNSDDDDDSNSSMVEAETSLSSRDPIRMYLSQMGNIPLLSRSREIFLAKKIEITRKRFRRTVLESDFALKIAIDTLEKVYAGELPFERTLRTSDTEDATKDQIMGRMPFNIATLQALMEKNRDDFEKLESGEAGKVEQREIRKRMRIRRQKMATLCEELCLRTQRLQPVLKRIHQIAGRMREVQEQLEDFRQLRHKTTDTRLLERELAELTTMVVESADDFQSRSREIKRRFDDWTEAKQQLSGGNLRLVVSIAKKYRNRGLSFLDLIQEGNAGLMRGVEKYEYRRGYKFSTYATWWIRQAITRAVADHARTIRIPVHMFQSISTLKARSEQIRQETGREPTMEELADSVGLGVEETERIMKTWKHPISLDTPVGESEDSSFGDFLEDGHESSPADAAMREMLKDKIEHVLKSLTYREREIIRLRYGLGDGYSYTLEETGRIFKVTRERIRQIESKALRKLQHQTRSAHLRGFVDAIFPNKEDEENQTEEGVQSEQESSSMVGALE is encoded by the coding sequence GTGCACCGTTTCGATGCCAATCTGAATTCATTATTTCAGGAAGCGGAAGAACAAGGTTTTCTAACATTTCAGCAGGTTCACACGTTCCTGCCTGATGAAGGTGGCGATCCGTCTCTGATCGAGTACATCGTTGTCGGTCTGGAAGAGCGTGCCCTGGATCTGATTGATGATCCGAATGCAGATATCGATGAGGAAGAAGTATCTGCGATGGATACATCTGCAGATACGGACCCGGAAGCTTCGTCAAATTCAGACGATGATGACGATTCCAATTCGTCAATGGTGGAGGCTGAAACTTCACTCTCTTCACGCGATCCCATTCGCATGTACCTCAGCCAGATGGGTAACATTCCCCTGTTGAGTCGTTCGCGTGAAATCTTTCTGGCAAAGAAAATCGAGATTACGCGCAAGCGGTTCCGCCGCACTGTGCTCGAATCTGACTTTGCACTGAAGATTGCCATCGATACTCTGGAGAAAGTTTACGCAGGTGAACTGCCCTTCGAACGCACACTGCGAACTTCTGATACTGAGGATGCCACCAAAGATCAGATCATGGGCCGGATGCCATTTAATATCGCCACTTTGCAGGCGTTAATGGAGAAAAATCGGGACGATTTTGAAAAACTCGAATCGGGTGAAGCCGGCAAGGTCGAACAACGCGAGATTCGCAAACGCATGAGAATTCGTCGTCAGAAAATGGCGACGCTTTGTGAAGAGCTCTGTCTGCGAACTCAGCGTCTGCAGCCCGTCCTGAAACGCATTCACCAGATTGCCGGTCGGATGCGTGAAGTACAGGAACAGCTGGAAGACTTTCGGCAGTTGCGTCACAAGACAACGGACACACGCCTGCTGGAACGCGAACTGGCAGAACTGACAACCATGGTTGTTGAATCGGCCGATGACTTTCAGAGTCGTTCACGTGAAATCAAACGTCGCTTTGATGACTGGACGGAAGCCAAACAGCAGCTTTCCGGCGGTAACCTGCGGCTGGTTGTTTCGATCGCCAAGAAATATCGTAACCGTGGCCTGAGCTTCCTCGACCTGATCCAGGAAGGAAATGCCGGCCTGATGCGGGGCGTTGAGAAATACGAATACCGCCGTGGTTACAAGTTCTCAACTTACGCTACCTGGTGGATTCGTCAGGCAATTACCCGTGCGGTTGCCGACCATGCCCGGACGATTCGTATTCCCGTCCACATGTTCCAGAGCATCTCGACCCTCAAAGCCCGCAGCGAACAGATTCGCCAGGAAACCGGTCGCGAACCGACCATGGAAGAACTGGCTGATTCCGTCGGACTGGGTGTGGAAGAGACTGAGCGGATCATGAAGACCTGGAAGCATCCGATCAGCCTGGATACACCCGTCGGAGAAAGCGAAGACAGCAGCTTCGGCGATTTCCTGGAAGACGGACACGAATCTTCGCCCGCCGACGCCGCGATGCGGGAAATGCTCAAAGACAAAATCGAGCACGTGCTCAAAAGTCTGACCTATCGCGAACGGGAAATCATTCGTCTGCGATATGGTCTGGGTGACGGCTACAGCTACACCCTCGAAGAAACCGGTCGTATCTTCAAGGTGACCCGCGAACGTATCCGTCAGATCGAATCCAAGGCCCTGCGGAAACTGCAGCACCAGACGCGAAGTGCGCACCTGCGTGGGTTCGTGGATGCCATCTTCCCCAATAAGGAAGATGAGGAAAATCAGACAGAAGAGGGTGTTCAGTCAGAACAGGAATCCTCCAGCATGGTCGGAGCACTGGAATAA
- a CDS encoding lysylphosphatidylglycerol synthase transmembrane domain-containing protein, producing the protein MLGVIVTIACLVAALWGVNLQQIQESFRQANYWTLPVMLGLLFLFFWLKAYRWRMLLEPVRKLKISEVAPAMMIGFMGNNILPAHLGEFLRVYVLGRQFQIPKTTVLSTVVLERLFDIVAILCYLWFGIYFAPGLSKDYQTASLFLAGVMPVIILVLAAYLIWTEAVISLFQKLFSLIPFLPEKLTHLVLEMMRAGAEGMASMKSGRLAFGIIWTSFAQWFINGLSILVALWSFQIEITPLAAFVVLGVTAFGVTVPATPGFFGVVQFCFKISLQPFGVPEAKAFAASIYYHLSQYIPVTLVGLYYSNRAGLKLSDAEREAEKELEDLEGQDGEH; encoded by the coding sequence ATGCTGGGTGTCATCGTCACGATTGCCTGCCTGGTGGCGGCACTCTGGGGAGTCAATCTGCAGCAGATTCAGGAGAGTTTTCGCCAGGCAAATTACTGGACGTTGCCTGTAATGCTGGGTTTGCTGTTTCTCTTCTTCTGGTTGAAAGCCTACCGCTGGCGGATGCTGCTGGAACCGGTCAGGAAGCTGAAGATCTCCGAAGTGGCCCCGGCGATGATGATTGGCTTCATGGGGAATAATATTCTGCCTGCGCACCTGGGTGAGTTTTTACGCGTCTATGTCCTTGGACGGCAGTTTCAGATTCCCAAAACAACTGTTCTCTCAACCGTGGTTCTGGAGCGGCTGTTTGATATCGTTGCGATTCTCTGTTACCTCTGGTTTGGCATCTATTTCGCGCCTGGCCTCTCGAAAGATTATCAGACAGCCAGCCTGTTTCTGGCAGGTGTCATGCCTGTGATCATCCTGGTACTGGCCGCGTATCTGATCTGGACGGAAGCAGTGATCAGCCTGTTTCAGAAACTGTTCAGCCTGATTCCCTTTCTGCCTGAAAAACTGACGCACCTGGTATTGGAAATGATGCGTGCGGGAGCGGAGGGGATGGCTTCGATGAAAAGCGGGCGACTGGCATTTGGGATCATCTGGACCTCATTTGCACAGTGGTTTATCAATGGTCTGAGTATTCTGGTGGCGCTCTGGAGTTTCCAGATCGAGATCACTCCCCTGGCGGCTTTTGTGGTGCTCGGCGTGACTGCATTCGGGGTGACTGTCCCCGCGACACCAGGTTTTTTCGGGGTGGTTCAGTTTTGCTTCAAAATCAGTCTGCAGCCGTTTGGTGTTCCTGAAGCAAAAGCATTCGCTGCTTCCATTTACTATCACCTGTCGCAGTACATTCCCGTGACGCTGGTGGGCCTGTATTATTCGAATCGGGCGGGGCTCAAACTGAGCGATGCCGAGCGGGAAGCGGAGAAGGAACTCGAAGATCTGGAAGGGCAGGACGGCGAACACTAG
- a CDS encoding flotillin family protein, with protein MSISVLQLPTAQLLGVDLFSGSIFTAIVVIGIGLTGFAMALSRFYRKVGPEEALVRTGVGNLKVANGEGIFVIPILHRADQMDLSVKRIEIARKGEAGLICRDNIRADIEVAFFVRVNNTSNDIRNVAQSLGCKRASSRDALIELFDAKFSEALKTVGKHFDFVELYNERDKFKEEILKIIGTDLNGYILDDCAIDFLEQTPLEKLSPTNILDAEGIKKITDLTAREHVLSNNITREKEKTIKKQDVEAQETILELERQRVEAVEKQKREIASLTAREEAEARQVEHQERLKAESARIRTDEELSIAEENKLRQIIVAQKNKERTDAVETERVEKDRLLEVTERERVVGIADIEKDKAIEVEKRNIQEVIRERVIVERAVVEEEERIKDTHEFATADRLKQVTVTKAEMEAQENLVKEVKAAEAQKSSAELLAEKMVIEAEAEKTATEKKSDAIKVMAEAKTADGAAEGLADAQVMIAKATATEKTGQAEANVMMAKAEATEKTGTAEANVMKLKFSSEANGIEEKANAMKLFDEVGRDHEEFKIKLNKEKDIELAAISAQQEIAEAQAGIVGEALKSARIDIVGGETTFFDKIVDSIKSGKSIDRFVHNSETLTDIKNTFFNGNPDYFEDQLQTFISRFGMSFEDAKNLSIAALISQLLVQAESDEDRSTLNRLLATVKNLGISDQKVSSFMKAKVQS; from the coding sequence ATGTCCATATCGGTACTTCAGTTACCCACAGCCCAACTGCTGGGGGTCGATTTATTCAGTGGGTCCATTTTCACCGCAATTGTGGTGATCGGGATCGGGCTGACTGGTTTTGCGATGGCACTTTCTCGATTCTATCGCAAGGTTGGACCGGAAGAGGCTCTGGTGCGAACCGGGGTCGGTAACCTCAAAGTCGCCAACGGGGAAGGGATCTTTGTAATTCCGATCCTGCACCGTGCCGACCAGATGGACCTCTCGGTCAAGCGGATCGAAATTGCCCGCAAAGGGGAAGCGGGTCTGATCTGCCGGGATAATATCCGGGCCGATATCGAAGTGGCTTTCTTCGTGAGAGTCAACAATACTTCGAATGACATTCGCAACGTGGCTCAATCACTGGGTTGTAAACGTGCTTCCAGCCGGGATGCCCTGATTGAACTGTTTGATGCCAAGTTCTCAGAAGCTTTGAAGACGGTCGGTAAGCATTTTGACTTTGTTGAACTCTACAATGAGCGGGACAAGTTCAAGGAAGAAATCCTCAAAATCATCGGCACCGATCTGAACGGGTACATTCTGGATGACTGTGCGATTGACTTCCTGGAACAGACGCCGCTTGAGAAGCTGAGCCCGACCAACATTCTGGATGCGGAAGGGATCAAGAAGATCACCGACCTCACCGCCCGCGAGCACGTGCTGTCGAACAATATTACGCGGGAAAAAGAAAAGACGATCAAGAAGCAGGACGTGGAAGCCCAGGAAACGATTCTGGAACTGGAACGTCAGCGGGTTGAAGCGGTTGAGAAACAGAAGCGGGAAATCGCATCGTTGACGGCTCGTGAAGAAGCTGAAGCACGTCAGGTAGAACATCAAGAACGTCTGAAAGCGGAATCCGCACGGATTCGCACCGACGAAGAACTGTCGATCGCCGAAGAAAACAAACTCCGCCAGATCATTGTGGCTCAGAAGAATAAAGAACGGACCGATGCGGTTGAGACCGAACGGGTTGAAAAAGATCGCTTGCTGGAAGTCACGGAACGTGAACGGGTTGTCGGCATCGCTGATATCGAGAAAGATAAAGCGATTGAAGTCGAAAAACGGAACATTCAGGAAGTGATCCGCGAGCGGGTGATTGTCGAACGAGCCGTGGTCGAAGAAGAAGAACGCATCAAAGATACGCACGAATTCGCGACTGCAGACCGTTTGAAACAGGTCACCGTGACCAAAGCGGAAATGGAAGCACAGGAAAACCTGGTCAAGGAAGTCAAAGCAGCCGAAGCACAGAAGTCGTCTGCCGAACTGCTGGCCGAAAAAATGGTCATCGAAGCCGAAGCCGAAAAGACGGCAACCGAAAAGAAATCGGATGCGATCAAAGTCATGGCGGAAGCCAAAACGGCCGACGGTGCCGCAGAAGGTCTGGCCGATGCCCAGGTCATGATTGCCAAGGCAACCGCCACCGAGAAGACCGGTCAGGCCGAAGCCAACGTGATGATGGCCAAAGCCGAAGCGACCGAGAAGACCGGAACCGCAGAAGCCAACGTGATGAAGCTGAAGTTCAGTTCGGAAGCCAATGGTATCGAAGAGAAAGCCAATGCGATGAAGCTCTTCGACGAAGTGGGCCGCGATCACGAAGAATTCAAGATCAAACTCAACAAGGAGAAAGATATCGAACTGGCAGCGATTTCGGCTCAGCAGGAGATCGCCGAGGCTCAGGCCGGTATTGTCGGCGAGGCACTCAAATCGGCCCGGATCGACATTGTGGGTGGCGAAACCACCTTCTTCGATAAGATTGTGGACTCGATCAAGAGTGGTAAATCCATCGATCGTTTCGTGCACAACAGTGAAACCCTGACGGATATCAAGAATACGTTCTTCAACGGAAATCCGGACTACTTTGAAGACCAGCTCCAGACCTTTATCTCCCGGTTTGGCATGTCCTTCGAAGATGCCAAGAACCTGTCGATTGCCGCTTTGATCTCACAGCTGCTCGTTCAGGCCGAGAGCGATGAAGACCGTTCGACCCTGAACCGCCTGCTGGCAACCGTCAAAAATCTCGGAATCTCCGACCAGAAAGTGTCCTCCTTTATGAAAGCCAAGGTGCAATCGTAA
- a CDS encoding P-loop NTPase family protein, with amino-acid sequence MSNLQSNHDDQEATGKTASNTVNTEELLASLSMLELAASENSDDSDSYAEDDLDGLSTSALPELSEPMRVIGKDQHLSQLFNRVQSLLKGSAEESQGKFVPQCPETLDDTGLTQDEIERLILKYLLAKGTQTGRQICKQIKLPFGIVDAILKRAKQDQLVAYGSTAEMGDYEFMITELGRERARRYTQECTYFGAAPVCFKDYLKAMELQSIAKQEATQADLKEAFSDLIINPKMLDRLGPAVNSGRGMFLFGEAGNGKTSIAERITKAFGSTIWIPRCLGIDGDIIRIFDPGLHEEVVQEETAEGLFDLSGIDQRWVQIVRPTVIAGGELTMKELEITQNQQTKICEAPLQLKSNCGTFVIDDFGRQRMPVDELLNRWIVPLEKTVRLPEPAQREKDSGALRPVDYLFDEPGAEGSGRRCVSASYSLQNRGPRSLRGGIPGLV; translated from the coding sequence GTGTCCAATCTTCAATCCAATCATGATGATCAAGAAGCCACAGGGAAAACCGCATCGAATACGGTGAATACCGAAGAGCTTCTGGCCTCTCTGAGCATGCTGGAACTGGCAGCCTCCGAGAATTCTGACGATTCGGACTCATACGCTGAAGACGATCTCGATGGCCTGTCGACCTCTGCACTTCCCGAATTAAGCGAACCCATGCGCGTGATTGGCAAGGATCAACATCTGAGCCAGTTGTTTAATCGCGTACAGTCCCTGCTGAAAGGGAGTGCCGAAGAATCGCAGGGGAAATTCGTTCCACAGTGTCCGGAAACGCTGGATGATACCGGTTTAACCCAGGATGAAATCGAGAGATTGATCCTCAAGTATCTGCTGGCAAAAGGAACTCAAACGGGACGACAGATCTGTAAGCAGATCAAGTTGCCCTTTGGAATTGTGGACGCCATTCTGAAACGTGCCAAGCAAGATCAACTGGTTGCCTATGGCAGTACAGCCGAAATGGGCGACTATGAATTCATGATTACCGAACTTGGTCGGGAGCGCGCGCGACGGTATACGCAGGAGTGTACCTATTTCGGAGCGGCCCCCGTCTGTTTTAAAGACTATCTCAAGGCGATGGAACTGCAGAGCATTGCCAAGCAGGAAGCCACCCAGGCGGATCTGAAAGAAGCCTTTTCCGATCTGATTATCAATCCCAAGATGCTCGATCGCCTGGGACCTGCCGTCAACTCAGGCCGGGGGATGTTCCTCTTCGGTGAAGCCGGTAACGGGAAGACGAGTATTGCAGAGCGGATTACCAAAGCCTTTGGTTCGACGATCTGGATTCCCCGCTGCCTGGGTATCGATGGAGACATTATTCGGATCTTCGACCCGGGACTGCACGAAGAAGTCGTTCAGGAAGAGACAGCCGAGGGGTTGTTTGACCTGTCCGGCATTGATCAGCGGTGGGTGCAGATCGTGCGTCCTACGGTGATAGCCGGGGGGGAACTCACCATGAAGGAACTGGAAATTACGCAGAACCAGCAGACCAAGATCTGTGAAGCCCCTCTACAGTTGAAGAGTAACTGCGGGACGTTTGTGATCGACGACTTTGGACGTCAGCGGATGCCCGTGGATGAGTTACTCAACCGCTGGATTGTTCCGCTGGAAAAAACGGTACGACTTCCTGAACCTGCCCAGCGGGAAAAAGATTCAGGTGCCCTTCGACCAGTTGATTATCTTTTCGACGAACCTGGAGCCGAAGGATCTGGTCGACGCTGCGTTTCTGCGTCGTATTCCTTACAAAATCGAGGCCCTCGATCCCTCCGAGGAGGAATTCCGGGCCTTGTTTGA
- a CDS encoding enoyl-ACP reductase FabI — MGLFEGKKGLVFGIANDHSIAWAITEKLYDEGAEMAFTHLPDKDPERPRMERRLRKLVEPRGAEIMIPCDVTKEEDLDKVFEKVKAEYGQIDFLLHSIAYAPMDDLKGPVYNVSRDGFKLSMEISVYSLITIARRAREILKPGGSMLTLSYLGGEKVIPGYNVMGICKSALENTVMYLANELGPEGIRVNSLSAGPLKTLSSSAVGEFDVMMKLYSTMSPLRKNITPDDVGKAGMYLLSDLSSGVSGENHHVDSGYHIMGAPPIELQQMEG; from the coding sequence ATGGGGCTTTTTGAAGGTAAAAAAGGTCTTGTATTTGGCATTGCAAATGACCATTCCATCGCCTGGGCGATTACAGAGAAGCTGTATGATGAGGGAGCCGAGATGGCTTTCACACACCTTCCCGATAAAGACCCCGAGCGTCCCCGCATGGAGCGTCGGCTGAGGAAGCTGGTAGAGCCGCGTGGGGCAGAGATCATGATTCCCTGCGATGTGACCAAAGAAGAAGACCTGGACAAGGTGTTCGAAAAGGTTAAGGCTGAGTACGGACAAATTGATTTTCTGCTGCACTCAATCGCCTATGCTCCCATGGACGACCTCAAGGGACCGGTTTACAACGTCAGCCGGGATGGATTCAAGCTCTCGATGGAAATCAGCGTTTACAGCCTGATCACCATCGCCCGTCGTGCTCGCGAAATTCTCAAGCCAGGCGGCAGCATGCTCACGTTGAGCTACCTCGGCGGTGAGAAAGTGATTCCCGGTTACAACGTCATGGGGATCTGCAAGTCCGCACTGGAAAACACGGTGATGTATCTGGCCAACGAACTCGGACCTGAAGGCATTCGCGTGAACAGCCTGAGTGCTGGCCCACTGAAAACACTCAGCTCCTCAGCCGTGGGTGAGTTCGATGTGATGATGAAGCTCTACTCCACCATGTCACCCCTGCGTAAGAACATTACCCCGGATGACGTCGGTAAAGCAGGCATGTACCTGTTGAGCGACCTCTCGAGTGGTGTTTCCGGTGAGAACCACCATGTCGATTCGGGTTACCACATCATGGGTGCTCCGCCAATCGAATTACAGCAGATGGAAGGCTAA
- a CDS encoding citrate synthase produces MSADTEKTSSEAVKGLKGIIAADSSICLVNGTEGKLLYRGYNIDDLAENATFEEVSFLLLNGELPNESQLADYQNELKKHRSIPAELIDTLKNLPESAPPMALLRSLTSLAGVYDPDAEEESYEKRLEISIKLISQIPTMVAAIHRIRKGLEPVEPDSSLCHAGNFMYMLNGEKPSEDATRAMDLILTLHAEHGLNASTFTSRVIIATLPDIYSAITGAIGALKGKLHGGANTEVLKTLFEIGSIENITPYIKNVRENKGKFMGFGHAVYQVEDPRAKHLKELSRRLGEETGEPKWYEMSIEMEKQVYAEIKRNCNVDFYSASLQHYMGIPGDLFTCIFASSRIAGWCAHILEQLDGNKIIRPKANYIGYEERSYVPVSQR; encoded by the coding sequence ATGAGTGCAGACACAGAGAAAACATCAAGCGAAGCTGTCAAGGGTCTCAAAGGAATCATTGCAGCCGACAGTTCCATCTGTTTAGTCAACGGTACTGAAGGGAAGCTGCTGTATCGTGGTTACAACATCGATGACCTGGCGGAAAACGCAACCTTCGAGGAAGTTTCATTCCTGCTGCTGAATGGCGAACTTCCTAATGAATCTCAACTGGCAGACTACCAGAACGAGTTGAAGAAACACCGCAGCATCCCCGCAGAACTGATCGACACCCTGAAGAACTTGCCGGAGTCAGCACCTCCAATGGCGCTGCTGCGGTCACTGACCTCTCTGGCTGGTGTTTACGATCCGGACGCTGAAGAAGAGTCTTACGAAAAGCGGCTGGAGATCTCGATCAAACTGATCTCTCAAATCCCCACAATGGTTGCCGCCATCCATCGGATTCGCAAAGGTCTGGAGCCTGTGGAACCCGATTCCAGTCTGTGCCACGCAGGCAACTTCATGTACATGCTCAACGGTGAAAAGCCGAGCGAAGACGCTACTCGTGCCATGGACCTGATTCTCACCCTGCACGCAGAACACGGCTTGAACGCCAGTACGTTCACCAGCCGGGTGATCATCGCCACACTGCCCGATATTTACTCTGCAATCACCGGAGCCATCGGTGCCCTGAAAGGGAAACTGCACGGTGGTGCCAACACCGAAGTTCTCAAGACCCTGTTCGAAATCGGTTCCATCGAGAACATCACTCCCTACATCAAAAATGTTCGGGAAAACAAAGGCAAATTCATGGGCTTTGGCCACGCGGTTTACCAGGTGGAAGACCCGCGTGCCAAGCACCTCAAAGAATTGTCCCGTCGACTGGGAGAAGAGACCGGCGAACCCAAGTGGTACGAAATGTCGATCGAAATGGAAAAGCAGGTCTACGCGGAAATCAAGCGGAACTGCAACGTCGACTTCTACTCGGCCAGCCTGCAGCACTATATGGGTATCCCCGGCGATCTCTTCACCTGTATCTTCGCATCCAGCCGGATCGCGGGATGGTGTGCTCACATTCTGGAACAGCTGGATGGCAACAAAATCATCCGCCCCAAGGCGAACTACATCGGCTACGAAGAACGTTCTTACGTTCCGGTCAGCCAGCGTTAA
- a CDS encoding right-handed parallel beta-helix repeat-containing protein, with protein sequence MPNASRSIRFQIRCLCLLLILSGSQITAECGVIYVDNRAGNNSFNGIAPKTNNGKNGPVKTIQRALEYAQPGDKIILINNDQPYQETLTLSGKRHSGLGKEKFTILGNGATISGAIPVPQNGWRKLDDGLWKVTPFRKGYFNLYLDGKPVPEFKPASGEALQLSEIPAGKWAVHHGSIFYREQKNQQPWMESFSLAGKSVGLSLIDVSGVQISDVTFENFRVDGINVHDRCKEIVLDKVTCTGNGRCGLSVNGTSQVEVIDCKLNDNRVEDLLITEQGVANVKQTQLGKEVEVKP encoded by the coding sequence ATGCCAAATGCCAGCCGAAGTATCCGATTTCAGATCCGGTGCCTGTGCCTGCTGTTGATCCTGTCTGGCTCGCAAATCACAGCAGAATGCGGCGTGATCTACGTCGACAATCGCGCGGGCAATAATTCCTTCAACGGTATCGCCCCCAAAACGAACAATGGCAAGAATGGCCCTGTCAAAACGATTCAGCGGGCCCTGGAGTATGCACAACCCGGAGACAAGATCATTCTGATCAATAATGATCAACCTTACCAGGAAACACTGACGCTCTCCGGCAAACGGCACAGCGGGCTGGGTAAGGAAAAATTCACGATCCTCGGGAATGGTGCCACCATCAGCGGTGCGATTCCGGTCCCTCAAAATGGCTGGCGCAAGCTGGACGACGGACTCTGGAAAGTCACTCCCTTTCGCAAAGGTTATTTTAACCTGTACCTGGACGGGAAACCCGTACCTGAATTTAAACCCGCCTCGGGCGAAGCCCTGCAGCTCTCCGAAATTCCTGCAGGAAAATGGGCGGTGCACCATGGATCCATCTTCTATCGCGAACAGAAAAACCAGCAGCCCTGGATGGAGTCCTTCTCACTGGCCGGGAAATCAGTCGGACTCTCGCTGATCGATGTTTCGGGAGTACAGATTTCAGACGTGACGTTTGAAAATTTCCGCGTGGATGGCATCAATGTCCATGATCGCTGCAAAGAGATCGTACTGGATAAAGTCACCTGCACCGGCAACGGTCGCTGTGGACTGTCCGTCAACGGGACCAGCCAGGTCGAAGTCATCGATTGCAAACTGAACGACAACCGCGTAGAAGACCTGCTCATCACCGAACAGGGTGTAGCCAATGTGAAGCAGACACAACTGGGCAAAGAGGTAGAGGTGAAACCGTAA